A genomic stretch from Hoplias malabaricus isolate fHopMal1 chromosome 4, fHopMal1.hap1, whole genome shotgun sequence includes:
- the igf2b gene encoding insulin-like growth factor 2b, whose product MEEQQKYSYHSVCHTCWRTESDRNKVNPWSTLSRLLLCALALSLCVFEVAAAETLCGGELVDALQFVCEDRGFYFSRPISRSNSRRAQNRGIVEECCFRSCDLQLLEQYCAKPAKSERDVSATSLQVIPVMPALKQDVSRKHVTVKYSKYDQWQRRAAQRLRRGIPAILRRKFRRQAEKNKAQEQADSHKPLLSLPSKLPPVWHPTEDYVSQK is encoded by the exons ATGGAGGAGCAGCAAAAATACAGCTACCATTCTGTTTGCCACACCTGCTGGAGAACAGAGAGTGACAGAAATAAGGTAAACCCTTGGAGCACTTT GTc TCGGCTGCTGCTGTGCGCTCTGGCTTTGTCGCTCTGCGTCTTCGAGGTGGCCGCGGCAGAGACGTTATGCGGCGGGGAGCTGGTGGACGCGCTGCAGTTCGTGTGCGAGGACAGAGGCTTCTATTTCA GTAGACCAATAAGCAGGTCAAACAGCCGACGTGCTCAGAACCGTGGAATCGTAGAGGAGTGCTGCTTTAGGAGCTGTGACCTTCAGCTGTTGGAACAATACTGCGCTAAGCCCGCTAAGTCAGAGAGGGACGTTTCAGCCACTTCCCTTCAGGTCATACCCGTGATGCCAGCATTAAAACAG GATGTCTCAAGAAAGCATGTGACCGTGAAATATTCCAAATACGACCAGTGGCAACGGAGGGCTGCCCAGCGACTACGGAGGGGTATCCCAGCCATCTTGCGAAGGAAGTTCAGGCGGCAGGCAGAAAAGAACAAGGCCCAGGAGCAGGCCGACTCCCACAAGCCTCTCCTCTCGCTTCCCAGCAAGCTCCCTCCTGTATGGCATCCCACAGAAGACTACGTCAGCCAGAAGTGA